In the genome of Cryptomeria japonica chromosome 8, Sugi_1.0, whole genome shotgun sequence, one region contains:
- the LOC131041741 gene encoding polygalacturonase QRT3 gives MVFQRRGKVMSVLVWTLMVVIFSGAADGHRLFRSLKTGSFGRNSFFKPGMRPQGSSGVPKFMSRAEAEKMYAVRLKQTQQSRQAFAPSGGPAPAPRPVPVPQTAPNDTAKGPSTGRIFYITEYGADPTGASDSTRALMMAINDAFSLSTEVQLMPGVSDYGGAEIHLQGGNYKLSAPLRVPGGGGNILIHGGTLRASEDFPKDRYLIELWSPSSTKINPSLTSAELVTALQNAVDGNSDRTASYEDITLRDLMLDANFRGGGILVIHSVRTNIDNCYISHFTSDGIMVQRGHETYIRNSFIGQHITVGGSNNEKRFTGTGICLVGNDNAVTDVVIFSAAVGIDVRGQANSFIGVHCYNKATVFGGVGIWLRSPGNTQTRIVSCYMDYTGIVAEDPVQLDITNSFFLGDATITLKSKENKIVKGVNIVDNAFYGLRKGVSIVKLEGSFDTVEQTVVDRNNAYEMALKSTVARGTVQGSGTTWTVDFSPFLLFPDLIQHVQYSFYTAVKSSFPRHALRSVSNNKVVVESDVAVPATVAVTVDQSATFIQGQGIYS, from the exons ATGGTGTTTCAAAGAAGGGGAAAAGTTATGAGTGTTCTTGTTTGGACATTAATGGTGGTCATCTTTTCCGGCGCTGCCGATGGCCACCGGCTGTTCCGGTCGCTCAAGACGGGTAGTTTTGGGAGAAATTCTTTCTTTAAGCCCGGCATGCGACCGCAGGGTTCAAGCGGGGTTCCCAAGTTTATGAGCAGGGCCGAGGCCGAGAAAATGTACGCTGTCCGCCTGAAACAAACACAGCAGTCTCGCCAAGCATTTGCTCCATCTGGTGGCCCTGCGCCTGCGCCAAGACCAGTCCCTGTTCCCCAGACTGCTCCGAATGACACGGCCAAG GGTCCTTCTACTGGAAGGATTTTTTATATCACAGAGTATGGCGCGGATCCAACCGGTGCGTCCGACAGTACAAGGGCGCTCATGATGGCAATAAATGACGCTTTTAGTTTAAGCACGGAGGTTCAGCTCATGCCCGGCGTGTCCGACTATGGAGGCGCCGAGATTCATCTTCAGGGAGGCAATTATAAGCTGAGCGCCCCGCTCCGGGTGCCAGGTGGAGGCGGCAACATTCTG ATTCACGGCGGCACTCTGCGGGCGTCGGAAGATTTCCCGAAAGACCGCTATCTGATCGAGCTATGGTCCCCTTCCTCCACGAAAATCAACCCCAGTCTAACCAGTGCTGAACTCGTAACCGCCCTGCAGAACGCCGTCGACGGCAACAGCGATCGGACGGCGTCCTACGAGGACATAACGCTACGTGACCTCATGCTCGATGCCAATTTCAGGGgtggtggcatcctagtcatccaCTCCGTCCGCACAAACATTGACAACTGTTACATCTCGCACTTCACCAGCGACGGCATCATGGTCCAGCGTGGCCACGAGACCTACATCCGCAACTCCTTCATTGGCCAGCACATCACCGTCGGCGGTAGCAACAACGAAAAGAGATTTACCGGCACCGGCATATGCCTGGTCGGCAACGACAACGCCGTCACCGACGTCGTCATTTTTTCTGCCGCCGTCGGCATCGATGTCAGAGGGCAGGCCAACTCTTTCATCGGCGTGCACTGCTACAACAAAGCTACGGTGTTCGGCGGTGTCGGAATATGGCTCCGGTCACCCGGCAATACACAAACAAGAATCGTCAGCTGCTATATGGATTATACCGGCATCGTTGCAGAGGACCCTGTACAGCTGGACATTACAAACAGTTTTTTTCTCGGCGACGCCACGATAACACTAAAATCGAAGGAAAATAAGATAGTGAAAGGCGTCAATATTGTGGACAACGCCTTCTACGGCCTCCGAAAAGGCGTCTCCATTGTAAAGCTTGAGGGATCCTTTGACACAGTTGAGCAGACGGTCGTAGACAGAAACAATGCGTACGAAATGGCTCTGAAATCGACGGTGGCTAGAGGCACCGTTCAGGGCAGCGGGACGACGTGGACCGTTGATTTTTCCCCATTTTTGCTGTTTCCAGACCTTATACAGCACGTGCAGTATTCGTTTTACACGGCGGTGAAGTCCTCTTTTCCAAGGCATGCGCTGAGGAGTGTTTCAAACAATAAAGTCGTTGTTGAATCAGATGTGGCGGTTCCTGCTACCGTAGCTGTTACGGTTGACCAGAGCGCAACTTTTATTCAAGGCCAAGGAATTTATTCCTAA